In Acidobacteriota bacterium, a single window of DNA contains:
- a CDS encoding beta-lactamase family protein, translated as MIGRVTVAIAAVLLCSAAPARAQDAERRQKLAAALPEIERALTTWAEGVHAPGAAMGIVMDGELVWINASGVADVTGRAAVTPDTLFRIASMTKSFTALAILKLRDQGKLSLDDAVARHVPELEGLKYPTRDSPKLTIRHLLTHSEGFPEDNPWGDRQLARDQPTMSSWMGAGIPFSTVPGTAYEYSNYGFAILGQIVERVSKRPYDRYVTEEVLRPLGMRDSTFEGASLPAERIARGYRWEDDTWKPEPALAHGTFGAMGGLWTSTRDLARYVAFHLDAWPPRDSDEAGPVKRSSVREMHQAARWQPVRATRAAVDRPLELNAAAYGYGLRISQTCRFRHVVSHGGGLPGYGSLMMWLPEHGVGLIGMANVTYAGWSGVFNAALAAMAAAGALQPRPVQPSAALLQAKADVSQLIVSWDDRLAERVAADNLFLDETAARRAARSRELAGVHGTCRAEAAIDAENALRGAWRMTCDRGRIDVSITLAPTEPPRVQFLGVTSILPPGPAMRAALESAAPRIAADAAAWGACRIGEEVGGDGVRQSAVRLNCERGDLIARATLDNRGRLTSLTLVPAGGACVP; from the coding sequence ATGATCGGTCGCGTCACCGTGGCGATCGCGGCGGTTCTGTTGTGCTCGGCGGCGCCTGCACGCGCGCAGGACGCCGAGCGCCGCCAGAAGCTCGCCGCGGCGCTTCCGGAGATCGAGCGGGCGCTCACCACCTGGGCTGAGGGCGTGCACGCGCCGGGCGCCGCAATGGGCATCGTGATGGACGGAGAGCTCGTGTGGATCAACGCGTCGGGCGTGGCCGACGTGACCGGCCGGGCGGCCGTGACGCCCGACACGCTGTTCCGCATCGCGTCAATGACGAAGAGCTTCACGGCGCTCGCGATCCTGAAGCTGAGAGACCAGGGCAAGCTCTCGCTGGACGATGCGGTCGCGCGCCACGTGCCGGAGCTGGAAGGCCTGAAGTATCCGACGCGGGATTCGCCGAAGCTGACGATCCGCCATCTGCTCACGCACTCGGAGGGATTTCCCGAGGACAATCCGTGGGGCGATCGGCAGCTCGCGCGCGATCAGCCGACGATGTCTTCGTGGATGGGCGCGGGGATTCCGTTTTCGACGGTACCAGGCACGGCCTACGAGTACTCGAATTACGGGTTCGCGATCCTTGGACAGATCGTGGAGCGGGTCTCGAAGCGGCCGTACGATCGCTACGTGACCGAGGAGGTTCTGCGGCCGCTCGGCATGCGGGACAGCACGTTCGAGGGGGCGAGTCTTCCCGCCGAGCGCATCGCGCGCGGCTACCGCTGGGAAGACGACACGTGGAAGCCGGAGCCTGCACTGGCGCACGGCACGTTCGGGGCGATGGGCGGGTTATGGACGTCCACGCGCGACCTCGCGCGGTACGTCGCCTTTCACCTGGACGCCTGGCCGCCGCGCGACAGCGACGAGGCCGGCCCGGTGAAACGCAGCAGCGTGCGCGAGATGCACCAGGCGGCGCGGTGGCAGCCGGTGCGAGCCACGCGCGCGGCCGTCGATCGCCCGCTCGAACTGAACGCCGCCGCCTACGGCTACGGTCTTCGTATCTCGCAGACCTGCCGCTTCCGCCACGTCGTCAGTCACGGCGGCGGGCTGCCGGGATACGGGTCGCTGATGATGTGGCTGCCCGAGCACGGCGTGGGCCTGATCGGCATGGCCAACGTGACGTACGCGGGTTGGAGCGGGGTCTTCAACGCGGCGCTCGCGGCGATGGCGGCCGCGGGCGCGCTGCAGCCGAGACCCGTTCAGCCTTCGGCCGCGCTGCTCCAGGCGAAGGCCGATGTCTCGCAGCTGATCGTGAGCTGGGATGATCGCCTGGCCGAGCGCGTCGCGGCTGACAACCTGTTCCTTGACGAGACCGCTGCGCGTCGCGCCGCGCGCTCCCGCGAGCTGGCGGGGGTTCATGGCACGTGCAGGGCTGAGGCGGCGATCGACGCGGAAAACGCGCTTCGTGGCGCGTGGCGCATGACGTGCGATCGCGGGCGGATCGACGTGTCGATCACCCTGGCGCCCACCGAGCCGCCTCGCGTCCAGTTTCTCGGCGTGACCTCGATCCTGCCGCCAGGGCCGGCGATGAGGGCGGCGCTCGAGAGCGCGGCACCGCGCATCGCCGCGGACGCCGCAGCGTGGGGCGCCTGCCGCATCGGTGAGGAGGTCGGCGGCGATGGCGTTCGCCAGAGCGCGGTCCGCCTCAACTGCGAGCGCGGCGATCTCATCGCGCGCGCCACGCTCGACAATCGCGGCAGACTGACGAGCCTGACGCTCGTGCCCGCCGGGGGCGCGTGCGTCCCCTGA
- a CDS encoding ABC transporter permease codes for MHLKLAFRRLWKTPFVTIVAIVSLALGIGATAAIFSLFNEMLLRPLPVPEPYRLVNLEAPGPKPGSQSCNNAGNCDVVFSYPMFRDLQNAQTVFTNIAAHRAFGANLASRGQTLSGEGMLVSGSYFQVLGVRPALGRLINSQDDRTLGQSPVVVLGYGYWQTRFAGNPGVLGEQMVINGQSMTIVGVTPQGFEGTTIGTRPQVYVPITMRGLMTPGFNGFHRRNTYWAYLFARLRPGVSIEQARAALNTHYRAIINDVEAPLQRGMSDQTMERFRARQVRVEEGARGQSSVGREARAPLTMLLGVTALVLLIACANIANLLLARSAARAGEMAVRLSIGASRRHLAAQLMTESVLLAILGGAAGLVVARWTLDLIASLLPAEAATALQFRIDTTVLLFAAAVTIGTGVLFGLFPALHATRHDLLSVLKGQTGQPSGARGAARFRTSLATTQIALSMALLVGAGLFTRSLVNVSRTELGITIDNLVTFGVSPELNGYTPERSKILFERLEERLAAVPGVTAVSSSLVPALAGSNWGSDVSVQGFKAGPDTDTNSRFNEIGPDYFRTMGIPLLLGREFTRADALKGPKVAIVNEAFAKKFNLGREAVGKRIGRRNSALDTEIIGLVQNAKYSEVKGDIPPLFFSPYRQDDSIGQLAFYVRTSLDPEEFLAHIPKVVAELDPNLPVENLRTMPQQVRDNVFLDRLITTLSTAFACLATLLAAVGLYGVLAYTVAQRTREIGLRMALGAAPARVRGMVLRQVALMTLVGGAIGLTGALWLGPMAESQLYQLKGRDPVVFVGAAAVLGIIALVAGFVPAHRASRVEPMWALRYE; via the coding sequence ATGCACCTGAAGCTCGCGTTCCGCCGGCTGTGGAAGACCCCCTTCGTGACGATCGTCGCCATCGTCTCGCTGGCCCTCGGCATCGGAGCCACGGCGGCGATCTTCTCGCTGTTCAACGAGATGCTGCTCCGGCCGCTCCCCGTGCCGGAGCCCTATCGTCTCGTGAACCTCGAGGCGCCCGGGCCGAAGCCGGGCTCGCAGTCGTGCAACAACGCGGGCAACTGCGATGTCGTCTTCAGCTATCCGATGTTCCGGGACCTGCAGAATGCGCAGACCGTCTTCACCAACATTGCGGCGCACCGGGCGTTCGGCGCGAATCTCGCGTCGCGAGGCCAGACGCTGAGCGGTGAGGGCATGCTGGTCTCCGGCAGCTACTTCCAGGTCCTCGGCGTCCGCCCCGCGCTCGGCCGGCTGATCAACTCGCAGGACGATCGCACCCTCGGCCAGTCGCCTGTCGTCGTCCTCGGCTATGGCTACTGGCAGACACGCTTCGCGGGGAATCCCGGGGTGCTCGGCGAGCAGATGGTGATCAACGGCCAGAGCATGACGATTGTCGGCGTGACCCCGCAGGGCTTCGAGGGCACGACGATCGGCACGCGCCCGCAGGTGTACGTCCCGATCACGATGCGCGGCCTGATGACCCCGGGGTTCAACGGGTTCCATCGCCGCAACACGTACTGGGCATACCTGTTCGCGCGCCTGCGGCCGGGCGTCTCGATCGAACAGGCGCGCGCCGCGCTGAACACGCACTACCGCGCGATCATCAACGACGTTGAAGCGCCGCTGCAGCGCGGCATGAGCGACCAGACGATGGAGCGCTTCCGCGCCAGGCAGGTCCGCGTGGAAGAAGGCGCGCGGGGCCAGAGCTCGGTCGGCCGCGAGGCCAGGGCGCCGCTCACGATGCTGCTCGGGGTCACGGCGCTGGTGCTGCTGATCGCCTGCGCGAACATCGCGAATCTGCTGCTGGCGCGTTCCGCGGCGCGCGCCGGGGAGATGGCGGTGCGGCTCTCGATCGGCGCGAGCCGCCGGCATCTGGCCGCTCAGCTGATGACCGAATCGGTGCTGCTGGCGATCCTCGGGGGCGCAGCCGGCCTTGTCGTCGCGCGCTGGACGCTGGACTTGATCGCGTCGCTCCTGCCGGCCGAGGCCGCGACCGCGCTCCAGTTCCGCATCGATACGACCGTTCTGCTCTTCGCGGCGGCCGTCACGATCGGCACCGGGGTGCTTTTTGGACTCTTTCCCGCGCTCCACGCCACCCGCCACGATCTGCTCTCGGTCCTCAAGGGCCAGACCGGACAGCCTTCCGGCGCGCGGGGCGCGGCGCGCTTCCGGACGTCGCTCGCGACGACGCAGATCGCGCTCTCGATGGCGCTGCTCGTCGGCGCCGGATTGTTCACCAGGAGCCTCGTCAACGTGAGCCGGACGGAGCTGGGCATCACGATCGACAATCTCGTCACGTTTGGCGTCTCGCCGGAGTTGAACGGCTACACGCCGGAGCGCTCGAAGATCCTCTTCGAGCGGCTCGAGGAACGGCTGGCCGCCGTGCCCGGTGTCACGGCGGTTTCCAGCTCGCTCGTCCCCGCGCTTGCCGGCAGCAACTGGGGGAGCGACGTGTCAGTCCAGGGCTTCAAGGCCGGACCCGACACGGACACCAACTCGCGCTTCAACGAGATCGGCCCGGACTACTTCCGCACGATGGGCATCCCGCTCCTTCTGGGCCGTGAGTTCACCCGGGCCGACGCGCTCAAGGGGCCGAAGGTCGCGATTGTCAACGAGGCGTTCGCGAAGAAGTTCAACCTCGGACGCGAGGCGGTCGGCAAGCGCATCGGCCGCCGTAATTCAGCGCTCGACACGGAAATCATCGGGCTCGTCCAGAACGCGAAGTACAGCGAAGTGAAGGGAGACATCCCGCCGCTGTTCTTCTCGCCGTACCGCCAGGACGATTCGATCGGCCAGCTCGCGTTCTACGTGAGGACGTCACTCGATCCCGAGGAGTTCCTCGCACACATCCCGAAGGTCGTCGCCGAGCTCGATCCGAATCTGCCCGTCGAAAACCTGCGGACGATGCCGCAGCAGGTGAGGGACAACGTATTTCTCGATCGGCTCATCACCACGCTGTCCACCGCGTTCGCGTGCCTGGCGACACTTCTGGCTGCCGTGGGGCTCTATGGCGTCCTGGCCTACACGGTGGCGCAGCGCACGCGCGAGATCGGTCTGCGCATGGCGCTCGGCGCCGCGCCCGCGCGCGTGCGCGGCATGGTGCTGCGCCAGGTTGCGCTGATGACGCTTGTCGGCGGCGCCATCGGCCTGACCGGCGCGTTGTGGCTGGGCCCGATGGCCGAGTCGCAGCTGTATCAGCTCAAGGGACGCGACCCCGTGGTGTTCGTGGGGGCTGCGGCGGTGCTCGGGATCATTGCGCTCGTGGCAGGGTTCGTGCCCGCGCATCGTGCGTCGCGGGTCGAGCCGATGTGGGCGTTGCGTTACGAGTAA